A window from Candidatus Methylomirabilota bacterium encodes these proteins:
- the rpsD gene encoding 30S ribosomal protein S4, translating into MARYRDPVCKLCRREGLKLFLKGDRCFSANCAIEKRNYAPGMHGQRRTKVSDYCRQLREKQKMRRIYGVLETQFRKYFRLAERQTGITGENLIRILEQRLDSVVHRLGFAASRAQARILITHGHILVNGRKTDIASYRVRPGETIEVRPKSRELAAIKVALEGAKRRTLPSWLELDATNMKGTVRSIPSREEIAIPVEEQLIVALYSK; encoded by the coding sequence GTGGCTAGATATCGGGATCCCGTGTGTAAGCTTTGCAGGCGAGAAGGGCTGAAGCTGTTCCTGAAAGGGGATCGATGCTTCTCTGCCAACTGCGCGATTGAGAAGCGGAACTACGCTCCCGGCATGCATGGTCAGCGACGGACGAAGGTATCAGACTATTGCAGGCAGCTACGTGAGAAGCAGAAGATGCGCCGAATCTACGGCGTCCTGGAAACGCAATTCCGGAAATATTTTCGTCTGGCCGAGCGACAGACAGGGATTACGGGGGAAAACCTCATCAGGATTCTAGAACAACGACTGGACAGCGTTGTTCATCGCCTGGGATTTGCCGCATCCCGCGCACAGGCGCGGATCTTGATCACTCACGGTCACATCCTTGTGAATGGACGAAAGACGGACATAGCGTCCTATCGGGTTCGCCCGGGTGAGACCATCGAGGTGCGGCCTAAGAGTCGCGAACTGGCGGCGATTAAGGTGGCTCTCGAAGGGGCGAAGCGGCGAACGTTGCCGAGTTGGTTGGAGCTTGATGCGACCAACATGAAAGGGACTGTCCGATCGATCCCATCCCGAGAGGAGATCGCCATCCCGGTGGAGGAGCAGCTGATTGTTGCGCTATACTCCAAATAA
- the rpsK gene encoding 30S ribosomal protein S11: protein MAEEVKPRRPAGRAGGRKEIKNIAHGIACVQATFNNTIVTITDVTGNVVAWASAGSVGFKGSRKSTPFAAQRAADSAAQKAMSHGMKEVKVYVKGPGAGREAAIRALQAAGMEIVAIKDVTPIPHNGCRPSKRRRV from the coding sequence ATGGCGGAGGAGGTAAAACCGAGGCGTCCTGCGGGACGTGCGGGCGGCAGAAAAGAGATCAAGAATATCGCTCACGGGATCGCCTGCGTCCAGGCGACGTTCAACAATACTATTGTTACCATTACAGATGTGACAGGCAACGTTGTCGCATGGGCCAGTGCTGGCTCTGTGGGGTTCAAAGGTTCCCGGAAGAGTACCCCATTTGCCGCGCAGAGAGCCGCAGATAGTGCCGCCCAGAAGGCGATGAGCCACGGCATGAAAGAAGTGAAGGTGTATGTCAAAGGGCCGGGCGCGGGTCGAGAGGCAGCCATTCGGGCATTACAGGCGGCAGGTATGGAGATTGTGGCGATTAAGGATGTGACGCCGATCCCACACAACGGCTGTCGGCCGTCCAAGCGGAGACGTGTATGA
- the rpsM gene encoding 30S ribosomal protein S13 has protein sequence MARIAGVDLPREKRLEVALTYIYGIGRPASHKILRDSGVSPDVRVKDLTEEEVTKLRRTIEGNYRVEGDLRREISMNIKRLMDIGAYRGLRHRRGLPVRGQRTSTNARTRKGPRRTVGAKGKKT, from the coding sequence ATGGCACGCATCGCCGGTGTAGATCTTCCGAGAGAAAAACGTCTTGAGGTGGCGCTGACGTATATCTACGGTATCGGCCGCCCTGCTTCGCACAAGATCTTACGGGACTCCGGGGTCAGCCCGGATGTCCGCGTGAAGGACCTCACTGAAGAGGAGGTCACGAAGCTGCGGCGAACCATTGAGGGGAACTACAGAGTTGAAGGGGATCTCAGACGTGAGATCTCTATGAACATCAAGCGGCTCATGGATATAGGCGCCTACCGCGGCCTCAGACATCGCCGGGGCCTCCCGGTTCGTGGCCAGCGAACTAGCACTAATGCCAGGACGCGCAAGGGGCCTCGCCGGACGGTCGGTGCGAAGGGTAAGAAAACGTAG
- the rpmJ gene encoding 50S ribosomal protein L36, whose amino-acid sequence MKVRASVKPMCEKCKVVRRKRVLRIVCENPRHKQRQG is encoded by the coding sequence ATGAAGGTTCGGGCGTCAGTCAAGCCGATGTGCGAGAAGTGTAAGGTTGTTCGACGGAAACGGGTGCTGCGGATCGTCTGCGAAAATCCTCGGCACAAACAACGACAAGGATAG